One stretch of Methanobacteriaceae archaeon DNA includes these proteins:
- a CDS encoding ATP-binding cassette domain-containing protein — MGYAIETNKISKKYDSFTAVDSIDLKVPRNSIYGVLGPNGAGKTTLISMLCTILRPTGGSAMVNGYDIEKQAKQVRASIGIVFQSRALDDILTGREHLEMHAALYGVPKDIRQERLDEVLDLIALGKKADEYVKTYSGGMKRRLEIGRGLIHHPKVLFLDEPTLGLDPQTRESIWDYIYDLNQNHDITVLLTTHYMEEADKLCDEVAIINQGHIITSESPKNLKRDLKADTLTITVDSPEEFVEKVKTLGFIKEAFSVDGEVKLMVEMGENLIPAVVGFASEQGFPIRSIELEHPNLEDVFIKFTGSKISSEGK; from the coding sequence ATGGGCTATGCAATTGAAACTAATAAAATCAGTAAAAAATATGATAGTTTCACGGCCGTAGATTCTATTGATCTTAAAGTACCTAGAAATAGCATATATGGTGTTTTAGGACCTAATGGGGCGGGCAAGACTACATTAATTTCTATGCTGTGTACTATACTGCGTCCTACTGGTGGTTCGGCAATGGTAAATGGTTATGATATTGAAAAACAGGCCAAGCAAGTTAGAGCATCCATTGGAATTGTATTTCAATCAAGAGCACTGGATGATATTTTAACAGGTAGGGAACATCTGGAAATGCATGCTGCATTATATGGGGTTCCTAAAGACATTCGACAGGAAAGGTTGGATGAAGTCCTGGATTTAATAGCACTGGGTAAAAAAGCAGATGAATATGTGAAAACATATTCTGGAGGAATGAAAAGACGGCTTGAAATTGGCAGGGGCTTAATTCATCACCCTAAAGTTCTTTTTTTAGATGAACCAACCCTAGGCCTTGACCCTCAAACCAGGGAAAGTATATGGGATTATATTTATGATTTAAACCAGAATCATGATATTACAGTCCTCTTAACCACACACTACATGGAAGAGGCAGATAAACTCTGTGATGAGGTGGCTATTATTAATCAGGGTCATATAATCACTTCTGAATCTCCGAAAAATCTAAAAAGGGATCTAAAAGCAGATACTCTTACTATTACTGTAGATTCTCCAGAGGAGTTTGTAGAAAAAGTTAAAACCCTAGGATTCATAAAAGAGGCATTTTCAGTGGATGGTGAGGTCAAATTAATGGTTGAAATGGGAGAAAACCTAATTCCTGCAGTTGTTGGATTTGCCAGCGAACAAGGATTCCCTATTCGGTCTATTGAGCTGGAACATCCCAATTTAGAAGATGTTTTTATTAAATTTACAGGTTCTAAGATTAGTAGTGAGGGGAAATAA
- the fumC gene encoding class II fumarate hydratase, with protein MENKHRKETDSLGEVHIPKNKLWGAQTQRSLKYFNIGEDLIPREMIESYVILKKAAAVVNYNEKKLNNEQKDLIIQVCDELLNGEHQNQFPLHVWMTGSGTHFNMNINEVISNRCSQLTGKPLGSKIPVHPNDHVNMSQSSNDTFPTAMNISTAKGIKERLIPSIIQLRDALGKKSGEWKDIIKIGRTHMQDATPMTLGQEFSGYVGMLDDNLKRLDDSLSDIYKLALGGTAIGTGINASPEFGEQSAQEIAKLTGLPFVTAPNKFTVHGSHDGLIAVSGCLKTLAASLYKISNDIRMLSCGPRCGFHELDIPSNEPGSSIMPGKINPTQCEALAMISVQVIANDLAVTLGGAGGYLEMNVYKPLLIYNIMQSIRIMGDGCHNFRKFLVEGLKANEEQIKYFLERSLMLVTALSPVIGYDKASYVAHYALENDLTLKEAALKLNYISKEEFEKVVDPVKMVHPSIKY; from the coding sequence GTGGAAAATAAGCACCGTAAAGAAACGGATAGTTTAGGAGAAGTTCATATCCCGAAAAATAAGCTGTGGGGTGCTCAAACACAGCGTTCTTTAAAATATTTCAACATAGGAGAAGACCTAATTCCTCGTGAAATGATAGAATCATATGTAATTTTAAAAAAAGCAGCAGCAGTTGTAAATTACAATGAAAAAAAACTTAATAATGAGCAAAAAGATTTGATAATTCAAGTCTGTGATGAATTATTAAATGGAGAACATCAAAATCAGTTTCCACTCCATGTGTGGATGACGGGAAGTGGAACTCATTTCAATATGAATATTAATGAAGTAATCTCCAATCGATGCTCTCAGCTAACTGGAAAACCTTTAGGAAGTAAAATACCAGTTCATCCTAATGACCATGTAAACATGTCCCAATCCTCAAATGACACATTCCCTACAGCCATGAACATATCAACTGCTAAGGGTATAAAAGAGAGACTTATTCCTTCAATAATACAATTAAGAGATGCTTTAGGTAAGAAATCAGGAGAATGGAAAGACATTATTAAAATTGGCCGGACCCATATGCAGGATGCTACTCCCATGACATTAGGCCAGGAATTTTCAGGCTATGTAGGCATGTTAGATGATAATTTAAAGCGTTTAGATGATTCATTAAGTGATATTTATAAATTGGCATTAGGAGGTACTGCAATAGGTACTGGTATTAATGCTTCTCCGGAATTTGGTGAACAATCTGCTCAAGAAATTGCTAAATTAACTGGTTTGCCCTTTGTAACCGCACCTAACAAATTCACTGTACATGGATCACATGACGGCCTGATTGCAGTCAGCGGATGCCTTAAAACTTTGGCAGCTTCACTGTACAAAATTTCCAATGATATTAGAATGCTAAGTTGTGGTCCTCGCTGTGGTTTTCATGAGTTAGATATTCCATCCAACGAGCCAGGGTCATCAATAATGCCTGGAAAAATTAATCCAACACAGTGCGAGGCCTTGGCCATGATTTCTGTTCAGGTTATAGCCAATGATCTGGCCGTGACTCTGGGCGGGGCCGGAGGATATTTGGAGATGAATGTTTACAAACCACTCCTCATCTACAATATAATGCAATCTATTAGAATAATGGGGGATGGATGCCATAATTTCAGGAAATTTTTAGTAGAAGGCCTGAAGGCAAATGAAGAACAGATTAAGTACTTCTTAGAAAGATCTTTAATGTTAGTAACTGCGTTAAGTCCAGTAATTGGATATGATAAAGCATCCTATGTGGCCCATTATGCATTGGAAAATGATTTAACCCTAAAAGAAGCCGCTTTAAAATTAAATTACATTTCAAAAGAAGAATTTGAAAAAGTAGTTGATCCCGTAAAAATGGTTCATCCATCAATAAAATATTAA
- a CDS encoding pyridoxamine 5'-phosphate oxidase family protein, with amino-acid sequence MSLYKVPLIKKNEYDSIIKNNFISRIAFTGEYPYIAPFLYVFQDNHLYFLSTKYGKKIKRLEKNPRVAVEIEEYNDDLSNYQFVTLQGQIIEEQSPEKRKEVRQLFANLIESQGLSRNILAALGHSPEDPLACLVQKECSYVWKLVNVQSIIGIKKAES; translated from the coding sequence TTGAGTTTATACAAAGTGCCCCTAATAAAAAAAAATGAGTACGATTCTATTATCAAAAATAATTTCATTAGTAGAATTGCCTTCACTGGAGAATATCCATATATCGCCCCATTTCTATATGTTTTTCAAGATAATCATCTTTATTTCTTATCTACAAAATATGGGAAAAAAATCAAGAGATTGGAGAAAAATCCTAGGGTAGCTGTGGAAATAGAAGAATATAATGATGACTTATCCAATTACCAGTTTGTAACCTTGCAAGGTCAGATTATAGAAGAACAATCACCTGAAAAACGAAAAGAAGTAAGACAGCTTTTTGCCAATCTTATTGAATCACAGGGTTTATCTAGAAATATTTTAGCTGCTTTAGGCCATTCTCCTGAGGATCCATTAGCTTGTCTCGTTCAAAAAGAGTGTTCTTATGTTTGGAAGTTAGTTAATGTTCAATCAATTATTGGTATAAAAAAAGCAGAATCATAA
- a CDS encoding PAP2 family protein: MNDLKENKKYEKQAQLISDVSNAPILALIVFSIINFYYLNFNDFIKIDIISVFFASILPAVVIIVFLKRKNIHRDLLKKEDRKIPLIIAIISYFLGTIALFMMQAPPISTALMFCYFSNTMIVMVISRYWKISIHSMGISGPTTGLIFAFGLAGAILGLLGPLVMWSRVYLNRHTVSQVLVGFLFGFILTAAQMILFLNLII, translated from the coding sequence ATGAACGATCTAAAAGAAAATAAAAAATATGAAAAACAGGCCCAGTTAATTTCAGATGTTAGTAATGCTCCTATTTTGGCCTTGATTGTTTTTTCAATTATAAATTTTTACTACTTAAATTTCAATGATTTTATTAAAATAGATATCATAAGCGTTTTTTTCGCCAGCATACTGCCCGCCGTAGTAATAATAGTTTTTTTAAAGAGAAAGAATATTCATCGCGACCTTTTGAAAAAGGAAGATCGGAAAATACCATTAATAATTGCTATTATTTCCTATTTTTTAGGCACAATCGCCCTTTTCATGATGCAAGCTCCACCCATTAGTACCGCACTAATGTTCTGCTATTTTTCCAATACCATGATAGTAATGGTCATATCCCGATACTGGAAGATAAGCATACATTCCATGGGAATTTCAGGACCTACAACGGGTTTAATTTTTGCATTTGGTTTGGCTGGCGCCATATTGGGATTATTAGGACCTTTGGTAATGTGGAGTCGAGTATATTTAAATCGCCATACTGTTTCCCAAGTTTTGGTCGGATTTTTGTTCGGTTTTATACTTACTGCTGCCCAAATGATCCTATTCTTAAATTTAATTATTTAA
- a CDS encoding type II toxin-antitoxin system VapC family toxin: protein MKLVLDTDVLYNKQFFNWLLNSDEEKYLSAVVYMEYLYNQTNMGNTPSMVDTILNEMNVVVVPIGTEEAKMVIEKSSKDFVKNARDYVVGSTAILLDAHLVTDNLENFKWLENVCTPAQILEK, encoded by the coding sequence ATGAAATTAGTTTTAGACACAGATGTGCTGTATAATAAGCAGTTCTTCAACTGGTTATTAAATTCTGATGAAGAAAAGTATTTATCGGCTGTAGTTTATATGGAATACCTTTATAATCAGACTAATATGGGAAATACTCCCTCAATGGTTGATACTATTTTAAATGAGATGAATGTAGTAGTGGTTCCTATTGGAACTGAAGAAGCAAAGATGGTTATTGAAAAATCTTCTAAAGATTTCGTTAAAAATGCAAGGGATTATGTTGTGGGAAGTACTGCTATTTTATTGGATGCCCATTTAGTAACTGATAATTTGGAAAATTTTAAATGGCTGGAAAATGTTTGCACTCCTGCTCAAATTTTAGAGAAATAG
- a CDS encoding ABC transporter permease produces the protein MAEIEGIYTIWLRETKRFFRYRSRIVTSVVTPLLWLIIFGTGLGSAVRFGGNIPGGYQAFIYPGIIGQTILFTSIFSGLSVIMDRQYGFLKEILVAPISRPSIVLGKALGISTASVIQASILLILSFIVGVAMDPLTFVLCIIIALIMSVGLGGMGLVIAAFTDSMEGFNLIMSFIVLPMFLLSGALFPITGLPTWLQAAVYINPLTYGVDALRAATLGESALPLEISIIVITFFAILMILISALIFSKKEQSLM, from the coding sequence ATGGCAGAAATTGAAGGAATATATACTATATGGCTCAGAGAAACCAAGAGATTTTTCAGATACCGCTCCCGAATTGTGACTTCTGTGGTAACTCCGCTTTTATGGCTAATAATATTTGGAACTGGTTTGGGATCAGCAGTAAGATTTGGTGGGAACATACCTGGTGGGTATCAGGCATTTATTTATCCAGGAATAATTGGCCAAACCATTCTTTTCACATCTATCTTTTCTGGCCTTTCGGTTATTATGGATCGCCAATACGGGTTTTTAAAGGAAATATTGGTTGCTCCCATTTCAAGACCCTCTATTGTATTGGGGAAAGCATTGGGAATCAGCACTGCATCAGTAATTCAAGCGTCTATTTTATTGATTCTTTCTTTCATTGTAGGGGTCGCTATGGATCCTCTGACATTCGTTCTTTGTATTATAATAGCTTTGATAATGTCAGTGGGACTTGGGGGTATGGGCCTGGTTATTGCCGCTTTTACAGATAGTATGGAGGGATTTAACCTTATAATGAGTTTCATTGTTTTACCTATGTTCCTTTTGAGTGGAGCACTGTTTCCCATCACGGGACTGCCCACATGGCTCCAGGCAGCAGTTTATATAAATCCCTTGACTTATGGTGTGGATGCACTGAGAGCCGCTACTTTAGGTGAATCAGCACTTCCTTTAGAAATAAGCATTATTGTAATCACTTTCTTTGCTATATTAATGATTTTAATATCTGCATTAATATTTAGCAAGAAAGAACAAAGCTTGATGTGA
- a CDS encoding Ig-like domain-containing protein, which yields MIKKLTILILLIFTITMLIGTVSATNAYNTTLVSNSSISSGGNHESTVPSTSADGNLIVYSSTSTNLIPNKTTTYNENIFLYNKSSGKTILISKGLKGNGGNRDSYSPTISGDGTIIAFASCASDLLPGRVINNTANIYTYNINSEITELITEGPGGAGVNGDCGHPSINYDGTVIAYESQANNIYKNMSKATNTYEIFVTYIDSSGERNNTLISNEADFSGAGNNRYPSISANGRLIAYFSEHGKLKDNTSVTYGNINLYDLDEEINYLISYGAIGNGGNSVSNYPHISADGSTIVFASFATDMIYGTLTNTNENIFIYNDYTGLILITKGASGNGGNGYSSRPSINADGTIITFYSTATDLIPGLITNGKENIFVYDVLNDEMGLMSPGSGGKGGNAGSFNPVISYDGTTIVYQSSASDLIKGKNIIGEQIYFTKVNNEPIAINDTVTLAEDTNVTIPVLNNDTDQNGDNLTIYKIIGPLHGTVTVNPDKTILYKPYSNYNGLDSFSYTITDGKNGFSTAVVNITVTPVNDAPVAANDAKMTPGNTSVVIPVLLNDSDMDNDNLSITGTSNPLHGTINVNPDKTITYTPNTGFIGSDSFTYTINDGHGEASTATVTITVNNPPIAVNDVFNTLNTVSTAIDVTKNDMDPDGDNLTVSIFSKPLHGKVSINGNIITYTPNAGYFGSESFKYTINDGHGGTSTATVSGTVIDVTPPVVVSTYPKNAAKGVSRTSTIYIKFSENIKSSINWSKVVVKNSRGQNVSIKKWISGNTLYIKQTYKRTKYSYYTVYIPSSAIKDYAGHKLAVKYTFKFKTGA from the coding sequence TTGATTAAAAAATTAACTATACTAATACTGCTTATTTTTACAATAACCATGTTGATTGGAACAGTTAGTGCAACAAATGCATATAATACTACTTTAGTATCCAATAGCAGTATTTCAAGTGGAGGAAATCATGAAAGTACAGTTCCCAGTACAAGTGCTGATGGGAATTTAATTGTATATTCATCAACATCCACCAATCTCATACCAAATAAAACCACAACCTACAACGAAAACATATTCCTGTATAATAAAAGCTCAGGGAAAACCATTTTAATTAGTAAAGGCCTGAAAGGTAATGGTGGAAACCGAGACAGTTACAGCCCTACCATAAGTGGTGATGGAACTATTATTGCCTTTGCTTCCTGTGCCAGTGATCTGTTACCGGGACGCGTAATAAATAACACCGCCAACATCTACACTTACAATATAAATTCCGAAATTACTGAACTTATTACCGAAGGGCCAGGTGGGGCTGGGGTAAATGGGGATTGTGGCCATCCATCCATTAATTACGATGGAACGGTTATAGCCTATGAATCCCAAGCCAACAATATTTACAAAAATATGAGTAAAGCAACAAATACTTACGAAATTTTTGTTACTTATATAGATAGTTCTGGGGAAAGAAATAACACATTAATCAGTAATGAAGCTGACTTTAGCGGAGCAGGAAATAATAGATACCCTAGTATCAGTGCTAATGGTAGATTAATAGCATATTTTTCCGAACATGGCAAATTAAAAGACAATACAAGCGTAACTTATGGAAATATTAACCTCTATGACTTGGATGAAGAAATAAACTATTTAATAAGTTATGGGGCCATTGGAAATGGAGGAAACAGTGTCAGTAACTATCCCCACATCAGTGCCGATGGGAGCACCATTGTTTTTGCTTCATTTGCCACAGATATGATCTACGGGACTTTAACCAACACTAATGAAAATATTTTCATCTATAATGATTATACTGGATTAATCCTCATAACCAAAGGAGCCTCTGGAAATGGAGGAAATGGATACAGTTCACGTCCCAGTATAAATGCAGACGGAACCATAATAACCTTCTACTCCACGGCCACAGACCTAATACCCGGCCTAATAACCAATGGAAAAGAAAATATATTCGTTTATGATGTTCTTAATGATGAAATGGGCCTCATGAGTCCTGGAAGTGGAGGTAAAGGTGGAAATGCTGGAAGTTTCAATCCAGTTATTAGCTATGACGGAACAACTATAGTTTATCAATCCAGTGCCAGCGATCTTATTAAAGGAAAGAATATCATTGGAGAACAAATATACTTCACTAAGGTAAATAACGAGCCTATTGCAATTAATGATACTGTAACTCTCGCTGAGGATACCAATGTTACTATTCCAGTATTAAACAATGATACTGATCAAAATGGAGATAATTTGACCATATATAAGATTATTGGACCATTACATGGAACCGTGACTGTAAATCCAGATAAAACCATATTATACAAACCATATTCTAATTACAATGGATTAGATAGTTTTTCATACACCATTACCGATGGAAAAAATGGTTTCAGTACTGCAGTAGTTAATATAACCGTTACTCCAGTAAATGATGCTCCAGTTGCTGCAAATGATGCAAAAATGACTCCTGGAAACACTTCCGTTGTCATTCCAGTTCTATTAAATGATAGTGATATGGATAACGATAATTTATCCATAACTGGTACCAGCAACCCATTACATGGAACAATAAATGTAAATCCAGATAAAACCATAACTTACACCCCAAATACTGGATTTATAGGTTCTGACAGTTTTACCTACACCATAAATGACGGCCACGGGGAGGCCAGCACTGCTACAGTAACTATAACTGTTAATAATCCACCAATTGCAGTAAATGATGTATTTAATACTCTAAACACTGTTTCCACTGCGATAGATGTCACTAAAAATGATATGGATCCTGATGGCGATAATCTAACTGTTTCCATTTTCAGCAAACCCCTACATGGAAAAGTATCAATAAATGGAAATATAATTACTTACACCCCAAATGCAGGATACTTCGGTTCAGAAAGTTTCAAATACACTATAAATGACGGCCACGGAGGAACCAGTACTGCCACAGTTTCAGGAACTGTGATTGATGTTACACCACCAGTAGTAGTTTCAACTTATCCTAAAAATGCGGCTAAAGGTGTTTCTAGAACCAGTACCATCTACATCAAGTTTAGTGAAAACATTAAGTCCAGTATTAACTGGTCAAAAGTTGTAGTAAAAAACAGCCGTGGACAAAATGTATCCATTAAAAAATGGATTTCCGGAAATACATTGTACATAAAACAAACCTACAAAAGAACCAAGTACAGTTATTACACAGTATACATCCCGTCCTCTGCCATTAAAGACTATGCAGGACACAAGTTAGCTGTAAAATACACATTTAAATTCAAAACAGGGGCCTAA
- a CDS encoding PQQ-binding-like beta-propeller repeat protein, which yields MIKKEHKLKQITLVMALIALIFISISPVMADSPDTLADSQYPKAMNDNQNTGQSQYVGPQNNSTKWNYTTGDNDSQINQAPSIGPDGTIYLPTRFNNGTNYLANLYALNPDGTKKWNYTILDGILNENCYNYFVGSPAITADGTIYITGEFHDNTRTYGMVYAFNPDGTVKWKYILNEGAAVYMSGSPAVWTDGTIYFSSSYYEGGWNAKLNALNPDGTKKWEYGVSEGQYGDNVPSPAIAPDGTIYFVYHVWSYSDRTVNLCAFNQNGNIIWVYQFNGGVRSHPTVASDGTIYLASDDSKLYAINPNGTFKWLYAAEKGDYSYFATAPSVSKDGTIYVGGSFQDNNKYSGILYAINQDGTLKWSFTTVRAVGIDPVIGADGTIYFGDGSACTTFYALNPDGTIKWSLAVNPSTSAALSSDGTLYFGVNIDGIFYLYAVQGPGVNPGNNTNNTNNTSVNASTTTSYDTVGMQNTGMPLTGVILAILMVVSGFIGVSKK from the coding sequence TTGATCAAAAAAGAACACAAATTAAAACAAATAACACTTGTCATGGCTTTGATTGCACTGATATTTATATCAATTAGTCCGGTTATGGCTGATTCGCCCGATACCCTGGCTGACAGTCAGTACCCTAAAGCCATGAATGACAACCAGAACACTGGACAGTCCCAGTATGTTGGACCTCAAAACAACAGCACAAAATGGAACTATACTACTGGAGATAACGACAGTCAAATAAATCAGGCACCATCTATAGGTCCCGATGGCACCATATACTTGCCAACTCGATTCAATAATGGTACAAATTATCTAGCTAATTTATATGCATTGAATCCAGATGGAACCAAAAAATGGAATTATACCATTTTAGATGGAATCCTGAATGAGAACTGTTACAATTACTTTGTAGGATCTCCAGCCATTACAGCTGATGGCACCATCTATATTACCGGTGAATTCCATGATAATACCCGAACTTACGGTATGGTATATGCCTTCAATCCTGATGGAACTGTAAAATGGAAATACATCCTCAACGAAGGAGCAGCAGTCTACATGAGCGGATCTCCAGCAGTTTGGACTGATGGAACTATCTACTTCAGCAGCAGCTATTACGAAGGAGGATGGAACGCTAAATTAAACGCGTTAAATCCTGACGGCACTAAAAAATGGGAATATGGTGTTTCCGAAGGACAGTATGGTGATAATGTACCATCTCCCGCTATAGCTCCCGATGGAACTATCTACTTTGTATATCACGTTTGGTCTTATAGTGACAGAACAGTTAACCTATGCGCATTCAATCAGAATGGGAATATAATATGGGTTTACCAATTTAATGGAGGAGTAAGATCACATCCAACAGTCGCCAGTGATGGAACTATCTATTTAGCAAGTGACGACAGCAAATTATACGCAATAAATCCTAATGGAACATTTAAATGGTTATATGCCGCTGAAAAAGGAGATTACTCTTATTTTGCAACAGCCCCTTCAGTATCTAAAGATGGTACTATATATGTCGGAGGTTCTTTCCAAGATAATAATAAGTATTCTGGCATTTTGTATGCAATTAATCAGGATGGAACCCTTAAATGGAGTTTCACCACTGTTCGTGCAGTTGGTATAGATCCAGTAATAGGTGCCGATGGAACCATTTACTTTGGTGATGGTAGTGCCTGTACTACATTCTATGCTTTAAACCCGGATGGAACCATTAAATGGTCATTAGCAGTTAATCCAAGTACTTCCGCAGCCTTATCTAGTGATGGTACCCTATACTTCGGGGTGAACATTGATGGAATCTTTTATCTCTACGCTGTTCAGGGACCAGGAGTTAATCCTGGAAACAATACCAACAACACCAACAATACCTCTGTTAACGCATCAACCACTACATCATATGACACCGTGGGAATGCAAAACACTGGAATGCCATTAACTGGAGTAATACTGGCAATTTTAATGGTTGTAAGTGGATTTATAGGTGTTAGTAAAAAGTAA
- a CDS encoding MBL fold metallo-hydrolase has product MIFEMIKSAGIAHNSYFLGDHGKASVIDPRRDVDIYIDLAEANNFKIEYVFETHRNEDYIIGSLELAELTGAKILHGSQVDFAYGNPVFDKDKFSLGSLELEVLETPGHTKESISLVIKDKSISDNSQMVFVGDALFAGAVGRVDFFGKSETPHMAQLLYNSIQQKILPLGDQTIIYPSHGAGSVCGADIREQDITTIGYEKKTNPLLQLSEEEFIQRKVEEKLYTPPYFRQMEISNQNGPKILGSIPYLTPLNAHEVKSEASEGAQIVDVRKPTSFGGGHIPGSINIWREGLGAYAGWFLNYEDPIIIIDDNEQKMDEIKRYLIRLGYDNIYGHLSDGFLSWYMAAMKVENLDIWSVHQLKEAQDNGQDMFLLDVRKLNDHKKKYIKNSHNIWVGEVPLKLNEIPKDQEVIIYCDSGYKSTIAASILQKNGYKSVKSVLGSMGAWLNAEYPVVK; this is encoded by the coding sequence ATGATATTTGAAATGATTAAATCAGCAGGCATTGCCCATAATTCTTATTTTTTAGGTGACCATGGCAAAGCCAGCGTAATAGATCCTCGAAGAGATGTAGATATTTATATTGATCTGGCAGAGGCCAATAATTTCAAAATAGAATACGTTTTTGAAACACATCGTAATGAAGATTACATCATTGGTTCTTTGGAGCTGGCAGAACTTACTGGGGCCAAAATACTTCATGGTTCACAAGTTGATTTTGCTTATGGAAACCCTGTATTCGATAAAGACAAATTTAGCTTAGGTTCTCTAGAACTAGAAGTTTTAGAAACACCAGGCCATACTAAAGAAAGTATATCGCTTGTAATTAAAGATAAAAGTATTTCTGATAATTCGCAGATGGTTTTTGTGGGAGATGCGCTTTTTGCCGGTGCAGTAGGTCGGGTTGATTTTTTTGGAAAGTCAGAAACTCCGCATATGGCCCAATTATTATACAACAGCATACAGCAAAAAATACTGCCCCTGGGAGATCAGACCATAATTTACCCATCCCATGGAGCCGGTTCAGTTTGTGGAGCAGATATTCGGGAACAAGACATAACCACCATAGGTTATGAAAAAAAGACAAATCCCCTGTTGCAGCTAAGTGAAGAAGAATTTATTCAGAGAAAAGTTGAAGAAAAACTTTATACTCCACCTTACTTTAGGCAAATGGAAATTAGCAATCAGAATGGGCCCAAAATATTGGGGAGTATCCCCTATCTAACCCCATTGAATGCACACGAAGTTAAGTCTGAGGCATCTGAAGGTGCTCAAATAGTTGATGTTAGAAAGCCAACCAGCTTTGGTGGAGGTCACATTCCAGGCAGCATTAATATTTGGAGAGAAGGTCTGGGAGCTTATGCAGGATGGTTCTTGAATTACGAAGATCCCATAATTATCATTGATGATAATGAGCAAAAAATGGATGAAATTAAACGTTATCTGATTAGATTAGGTTACGATAATATTTATGGTCATTTATCAGATGGTTTTCTATCATGGTATATGGCTGCTATGAAAGTTGAAAATTTAGATATATGGTCCGTTCACCAGTTAAAAGAAGCTCAAGATAATGGACAAGATATGTTTTTACTGGATGTAAGAAAATTAAATGATCATAAAAAGAAATATATTAAAAATTCCCACAATATATGGGTAGGAGAAGTGCCTTTAAAACTAAATGAAATTCCAAAAGACCAAGAAGTTATAATATACTGTGATTCTGGTTATAAATCAACTATTGCTGCTAGCATATTACAAAAAAATGGATATAAATCCGTTAAAAGTGTTTTAGGTAGTATGGGGGCCTGGTTAAATGCCGAATATCCGGTGGTTAAATAA
- a CDS encoding AbrB/MazE/SpoVT family DNA-binding domain-containing protein: protein MVSVTKKFQVTIPKDVREDLNIQSGDKVVFVKNNNCEWVIMTVKSLAEMMVCDENSKNTDSGSRQSFTTQLVK, encoded by the coding sequence ATGGTTAGTGTTACCAAAAAATTTCAAGTGACAATTCCAAAAGATGTAAGAGAAGATTTGAATATTCAATCTGGAGATAAGGTAGTCTTTGTAAAAAATAATAATTGTGAATGGGTAATCATGACAGTTAAGTCCTTGGCTGAAATGATGGTTTGTGATGAAAACTCAAAAAATACAGATTCAGGATCAAGGCAGAGTTTCACAACTCAACTTGTAAAATAA